In a genomic window of Paracoccaceae bacterium:
- a CDS encoding sugar ABC transporter permease, translated as MASRSKLSQTQAAWLLLVPFLATYTLFLVYPFFRGVWISLHDWNLLAVAFNPDAKEFVGFRNYERVMWGKGITWSLFNAPVLQTLGLTGLVLSVFLRRMNRLSQFNAIALGVLSGLLVLLPGFHPGEGGRWYDRRFWPTVGNTLIFVGFAVPGVTISALVLAAAMNRETRTMGILRTLFFLSQVLSVTVVTLIWQIMFSPRQGLIANITETFGGTPINWLTDQQFAMAAIVIATIWWSLGIAMILFLAGLQDISQDIYEAAALDNAKGVKAFWFITLPNLTRTISVVVILQIILHFQVFGQPHLMTQGGPNDSTQVLVRYIYQTGFRDSELGRASAMAVFLFLIMGCFSIIQFVLGREKD; from the coding sequence ATGGCTTCGCGGTCCAAACTTTCGCAAACGCAGGCCGCGTGGCTTTTGCTGGTGCCCTTCCTGGCCACCTACACTTTGTTTCTTGTGTATCCATTTTTTCGGGGAGTTTGGATCAGCCTGCACGACTGGAATTTGCTGGCAGTCGCTTTTAACCCGGACGCCAAAGAATTCGTCGGCTTTCGCAACTACGAGCGTGTGATGTGGGGCAAGGGCATCACTTGGTCACTTTTCAATGCACCGGTCCTGCAAACCCTTGGACTGACAGGGCTGGTGCTTTCGGTTTTCCTTCGCCGGATGAACCGCTTGAGTCAATTTAACGCGATTGCCCTTGGCGTCCTGTCAGGGCTCTTGGTGCTCCTCCCCGGCTTTCATCCCGGCGAAGGAGGTCGTTGGTATGACCGACGGTTTTGGCCGACGGTTGGAAACACGCTGATCTTTGTCGGCTTTGCCGTCCCGGGGGTCACCATTTCCGCGCTTGTGCTTGCGGCTGCAATGAACCGCGAAACCCGGACGATGGGTATTCTGCGGACGCTGTTCTTTCTCAGCCAGGTGCTGTCCGTCACGGTAGTTACTTTGATTTGGCAAATCATGTTTTCACCGCGCCAAGGTCTGATTGCAAATATTACCGAAACCTTTGGAGGCACACCGATCAACTGGTTGACGGACCAACAGTTCGCCATGGCAGCTATCGTAATTGCGACCATCTGGTGGTCGCTCGGAATTGCAATGATCCTGTTTCTAGCCGGACTTCAGGATATTTCACAAGACATCTACGAAGCCGCTGCCCTCGACAATGCAAAAGGTGTAAAAGCGTTTTGGTTCATTACCTTGCCAAACCTGACCCGAACAATCTCAGTTGTTGTGATCCTGCAAATCATCCTGCACTTTCAGGTCTTTGGCCAGCCACATCTGATGACGCAAGGCGGCCCGAACGATTCAACACAAGTGCTGGTGCGATATATCTATCAGACCGGTTTCCGCGATAGCGAACTTGGCCGCGCCAGCGCTATGGCCGTTTTCCTGTTTCTCATCATGGGCTGCTTCTCGATCATCCAATTTGTTCTAGGGCGGGAGAAGGATTGA
- a CDS encoding LacI family DNA-binding transcriptional regulator, whose protein sequence is MKNPNENSVSRVTMKDVALHAGVSQSTVSFVLNGLEDMRISRETRKRVKEAVEALGYRARGAGRPPKATGLGVIGLMLDEIATSPFAAISIEGVQEEAWKNNIIVEVVMTGGDAQYEAEVLKKWGHDGVVGVIYSSILTREVVPPAALARHRAVMLNCYDAEGKFSSVVPAERRGGEMATQMLLAAGHRRIAFITGENWMEASDQRMEGYERAIRAAGIPVEASLIAEGNFLPSGGREATLQLMKGKIRPDAIFCANDLMAVGCYEALKELGETIGETIAVIGYDDQEIAQHLSPGLSTVLLPHREMGQWSVRELLKTSGAVSIDRLECPVVMRQSHLLS, encoded by the coding sequence ATGAAAAACCCCAATGAAAATAGCGTATCCCGCGTCACGATGAAGGACGTGGCACTACACGCCGGTGTCTCTCAATCGACGGTGTCCTTTGTGCTGAACGGATTGGAAGACATGAGGATCAGCCGCGAAACCCGGAAGCGCGTAAAGGAGGCAGTCGAGGCTTTGGGCTACCGTGCACGCGGCGCCGGTCGCCCTCCAAAGGCAACAGGGCTTGGCGTGATCGGCCTGATGCTTGATGAAATCGCCACCAGTCCCTTCGCTGCGATCTCGATCGAAGGCGTTCAGGAAGAGGCGTGGAAAAACAACATTATCGTCGAAGTCGTCATGACCGGAGGTGATGCCCAATATGAGGCTGAAGTTCTTAAAAAGTGGGGGCATGACGGTGTCGTCGGTGTCATCTACAGTTCCATTCTGACCCGTGAAGTCGTGCCACCAGCCGCATTGGCGCGGCATCGTGCCGTGATGCTCAATTGCTATGATGCGGAAGGAAAATTTTCTTCCGTGGTGCCGGCAGAGCGGCGCGGCGGCGAAATGGCCACTCAGATGCTATTGGCAGCGGGCCACCGCCGCATCGCTTTTATTACAGGTGAAAACTGGATGGAGGCGTCGGATCAGCGGATGGAGGGGTATGAACGCGCCATCCGGGCTGCAGGTATTCCGGTTGAAGCGTCGTTGATTGCAGAAGGGAATTTTTTACCCAGTGGCGGGCGTGAGGCGACGCTTCAACTGATGAAGGGCAAAATCCGCCCCGATGCCATTTTCTGCGCCAACGACCTGATGGCAGTTGGCTGCTACGAAGCCCTTAAGGAGTTGGGCGAGACAATTGGTGAAACCATCGCGGTCATAGGATATGACGATCAGGAAATCGCGCAACACCTGTCCCCGGGGCTCAGCACAGTTCTACTTCCACATCGCGAAATGGGGCAATGGTCTGTAAGAGAGTTGCTCAAGACGAGCGGGGCGGTGTCGATTGATAGGTTGGAGTGCCCAGTCGTAATGCGCCAATCCCATCTGCTCAGCTGA
- a CDS encoding HupE/UreJ family protein codes for MPYRAIHTLLAVVLVLIAATNPALAHSEEVYGGGFVAGFTHPILGWDHVAAMVAVGLWGAFLGAPAIWILPVVFPLVMALGAVAGIVGIPVPAVETGIAFSAVVLGLMIVFAAKPPIWVAAIIVGAFAIFHGYAHGTELPSTVNAFAYAIGFVFSTGLLHLCGIAFGLLVKWPAGRIVVRSAGGLISIAGVAFLTGIA; via the coding sequence ATGCCGTATCGTGCAATTCACACGCTTCTTGCAGTCGTGCTCGTTCTCATTGCCGCAACCAACCCGGCGCTGGCTCACAGTGAAGAGGTCTACGGCGGAGGCTTCGTCGCTGGCTTCACCCATCCAATTCTCGGCTGGGATCACGTGGCGGCGATGGTTGCTGTGGGCCTCTGGGGCGCATTCCTTGGCGCTCCTGCGATCTGGATCCTGCCCGTGGTATTCCCGCTCGTCATGGCGCTGGGTGCTGTCGCGGGCATCGTTGGAATCCCTGTTCCGGCGGTCGAAACCGGTATTGCATTTTCTGCCGTGGTGCTCGGATTGATGATTGTCTTCGCCGCCAAGCCGCCGATCTGGGTCGCCGCCATCATTGTCGGCGCGTTCGCAATCTTTCACGGTTATGCCCATGGCACTGAACTTCCATCGACAGTCAACGCGTTTGCCTATGCTATTGGATTTGTGTTCTCGACCGGCCTGCTCCACCTATGTGGCATCGCTTTCGGCCTCCTGGTGAAGTGGCCAGCTGGGCGTATCGTTGTGCGGAGCGCGGGCGGGTTGATTTCTATTGCAGGGGTCGCGTTTCTCACCGGAATAGCCTGA
- a CDS encoding HupE/UreJ family protein, whose amino-acid sequence MAWVPLAVGPSQAYAHSPVPGIEGFYIGLLHPFSTPSQFLSMVGLALLVSSFELKMARWLLTVFLTGSLMGLMVGQQLSEPDPALFAVACAICVLAALSPGRLALLAVGLVGIGGYLIGVASIPDDGPTRDRLFTMSGSFVGANLGLLYLFGIIIFIRERYIWSWVGIAFRVVAAWVGTIALLMLALAFTRV is encoded by the coding sequence TTGGCATGGGTTCCTCTCGCAGTGGGGCCTTCGCAAGCTTATGCGCACAGCCCGGTCCCGGGGATCGAAGGGTTCTATATCGGGTTGCTGCACCCCTTTTCGACACCGTCACAGTTTCTGTCGATGGTCGGTCTCGCGCTGCTGGTCAGTAGCTTTGAGTTGAAAATGGCGCGTTGGCTGCTGACCGTTTTCCTGACCGGAAGCCTCATGGGTCTGATGGTCGGGCAGCAACTCTCAGAACCTGATCCCGCACTTTTTGCGGTAGCGTGCGCGATATGCGTTTTGGCAGCACTTTCACCAGGCAGACTGGCACTCCTTGCGGTCGGGTTGGTGGGCATCGGTGGTTACCTGATCGGAGTAGCCTCCATCCCTGACGATGGGCCGACGCGGGACCGACTGTTTACCATGTCCGGCTCGTTTGTCGGAGCGAACCTTGGCCTGCTATACCTATTCGGGATTATTATTTTCATCCGGGAACGCTACATTTGGTCTTGGGTCGGCATCGCGTTTCGGGTCGTTGCAGCGTGGGTGGGAACGATCGCGCTCCTCATGCTGGCACTTGCATTTACCAGGGTTTAG
- a CDS encoding CHAT domain-containing protein, which translates to MRTITLELLRHGPANNQLLSPLTQYLALCENHGAVTVQVPFEHNQFLHRLSALSYRYGADPRSFYLHDTARVLSDLLSNIPGLTAEINRDTGIKDRFTHLRLIVSSSELALLPFELALSPNGFPGAGQSALLQSQTPICITREIRRVPELNDGTPRSPKILFVAAAPPGQQEIPLQAHLLALRGALDPWVRQTDTNRDLDNHIVLLPQATAPQVEAACAAHDFTHIHILAHGIQYQEGYDVRFGLALHHPRNPDGPAEVVSGARLATILRPTQQPDVTDLSRPSVVTLASCNSGAQGSVGGAGASIAHALHDAGIPIVVASQFPLSFEGSVRMVETLYHGFLWGEDPRALLIDLRRKLHSQFPQNHDWASLTAYASLPTTLAQDLATLKLAQASRSIEVAMALADKLTGGIYAATLQISNPDITDNGPSKEDAMRRIEFAKAKLASLLDSTSAPSAQIYGLLASTEKRQAELVAAKIVLETSTNVYELASGEHLQGKDRTVGLLRTSRDNYLRAYQIDRANSWGMVQHLSLVVILSRLSYKDTDEARLYDYKETDLWQLAYAISHRDRNSSDDQKFACAMANLIELYLLSLAMGNWDGKPTPSDAKKEALSCAHGLVNRIGAHKFTIYSTRRQMARYAEWYPKIAELGIVEDVAEALVRALPSTWEESFGTEDF; encoded by the coding sequence ATGCGAACCATTACCCTTGAACTTCTGCGCCACGGCCCGGCTAATAACCAGCTGCTTTCGCCGCTAACGCAATACCTTGCTTTGTGTGAAAATCACGGCGCAGTGACGGTTCAGGTGCCGTTTGAACACAACCAGTTTCTGCACCGGCTCAGTGCCCTTTCCTACCGCTATGGTGCCGACCCGCGTTCTTTTTACCTGCACGATACCGCTCGCGTGCTAAGCGATCTTCTGTCGAACATTCCGGGGCTTACCGCAGAAATCAATCGTGATACCGGTATTAAAGACAGGTTCACCCATCTGCGCCTGATCGTGTCGTCGTCTGAACTCGCACTGCTTCCATTTGAGCTCGCACTGTCTCCCAACGGCTTTCCGGGTGCGGGACAATCGGCGTTGCTGCAATCGCAAACACCGATTTGCATCACCCGCGAGATACGCCGGGTGCCAGAGCTTAATGATGGCACGCCGCGCAGCCCTAAAATCCTGTTCGTTGCCGCTGCTCCGCCCGGCCAACAAGAGATTCCCTTGCAGGCGCATCTGCTGGCCCTACGCGGCGCGCTTGACCCTTGGGTACGGCAGACTGATACCAACCGCGACCTCGACAATCACATTGTCCTGCTGCCACAAGCCACCGCCCCCCAGGTCGAGGCCGCCTGCGCTGCGCATGACTTTACCCACATCCATATCCTCGCCCATGGCATTCAGTATCAGGAAGGTTATGATGTGCGCTTTGGTCTGGCACTACACCACCCGCGCAATCCTGATGGTCCAGCCGAGGTTGTCAGCGGCGCGCGGCTTGCCACGATCTTGCGCCCCACTCAGCAACCCGATGTAACGGACCTGTCGCGCCCTAGCGTTGTGACGCTGGCCAGCTGCAACTCCGGGGCGCAAGGTAGTGTGGGTGGCGCCGGGGCAAGCATTGCGCACGCCCTGCATGACGCGGGTATCCCTATCGTCGTCGCCAGTCAGTTTCCGCTGTCATTCGAAGGCTCAGTCCGCATGGTCGAAACGTTGTACCACGGGTTCCTGTGGGGTGAAGATCCTCGCGCGCTGCTGATCGACCTGCGCCGCAAACTGCATTCGCAATTTCCCCAAAACCATGATTGGGCCAGCCTCACCGCCTATGCTTCCCTGCCCACAACATTGGCACAAGACCTGGCGACGTTGAAACTCGCACAGGCCAGCCGCAGTATAGAAGTTGCGATGGCACTTGCCGACAAACTGACCGGCGGTATTTATGCTGCCACGCTGCAAATCAGCAACCCCGACATCACCGACAACGGCCCCAGCAAAGAAGACGCCATGCGCCGAATCGAGTTTGCAAAGGCCAAATTGGCCTCGCTCCTGGACAGCACGTCTGCCCCGTCCGCGCAGATCTACGGCCTTCTGGCCAGCACCGAAAAACGCCAGGCCGAATTGGTTGCCGCGAAAATCGTACTGGAAACCAGCACCAATGTGTATGAACTGGCCTCCGGTGAACATTTGCAAGGCAAGGATCGCACCGTCGGCCTGCTGCGCACGTCGCGCGATAATTATCTACGGGCGTATCAGATCGATCGTGCCAACAGCTGGGGCATGGTACAACACCTCTCGCTTGTCGTGATCCTGTCGCGGCTCAGTTACAAGGACACGGATGAGGCGCGGCTTTACGACTACAAGGAAACCGATCTTTGGCAGTTGGCATATGCCATCTCGCACCGCGACCGCAACTCTTCGGATGATCAGAAATTCGCATGTGCCATGGCCAACCTGATCGAGCTTTATCTGCTCTCCCTCGCGATGGGAAATTGGGACGGGAAACCAACACCAAGCGATGCCAAGAAAGAGGCTCTGTCTTGCGCGCATGGGCTTGTGAACCGCATCGGCGCACATAAGTTCACGATCTATTCTACCCGACGACAAATGGCGCGCTACGCCGAATGGTACCCCAAAATTGCGGAACTTGGCATTGTAGAGGACGTCGCCGAAGCGCTTGTCCGCGCCCTGCCAAGCACATGGGAAGAATCCTTTGGTACAGAAGATTTCTGA
- a CDS encoding DUF899 family protein, producing the protein MFADGLLHLAHLHERNTTLVMASHAPLAAIKAVTSRMSWTMPWVGKTMFVTTAYRGERTSG; encoded by the coding sequence ATGTTCGCCGACGGCCTGCTGCATCTTGCCCACCTGCACGAGCGAAATACCACACTCGTCATGGCCTCCCACGCGCCTCTTGCCGCGATCAAAGCCGTCACGTCACGCATGAGCTGGACGATGCCTTGGGTCGGGAAAACGATGTTCGTTACGACTGCCTACCGCGGCGAGCGGACCTCAGGATAA
- a CDS encoding DUF1428 domain-containing protein, producing MSYIDGMLCAVHEEKKEAFLAFSRTMTEVFKENGASSVVDCWGDDIPDGEVTSMPMAVKCEPGETVVFSWVAWPDKAVRDAGWAAIMQDPRMAPDAMPMPFDGKRLIMGGFDVVHEA from the coding sequence ATGAGTTATATTGATGGGATGCTTTGCGCCGTGCACGAGGAAAAAAAGGAGGCGTTTCTCGCCTTCTCGCGTACAATGACCGAAGTTTTCAAGGAAAACGGCGCGAGCTCGGTCGTCGATTGTTGGGGCGATGATATTCCCGATGGTGAGGTGACCTCCATGCCGATGGCCGTGAAATGCGAACCCGGAGAGACAGTTGTTTTTTCATGGGTTGCTTGGCCAGACAAAGCTGTGCGCGACGCCGGCTGGGCAGCTATAATGCAGGATCCTCGCATGGCCCCGGATGCGATGCCGATGCCATTCGACGGCAAACGACTGATCATGGGAGGATTCGATGTCGTGCACGAGGCATGA